In a single window of the Luteolibacter yonseiensis genome:
- a CDS encoding substrate-binding domain-containing protein codes for MKAPSTNPYGCGSSGSISTATLVSTRGHSAGAADLSRPLRKRGRKPLVSMMLDPRAPEVHAGILRAAHELRWDVVERTVAGARPFDGVLSTTGPDELWRWTRGLDCPLVRIVGNTVSAASVMPADGMCTVAPDLAKAGELAAKHLLSLGNANIVFFRNYGSGGPGLLCASFLEACRLAGKEPTVIDSTIHHPVDRANWLLQQVSQLPLPSVIMADHDRFAVEIIAAARELGLRVPEDIAVMGMENVAAVRQRSHVPVTSVDMNLELLGYTAARLLDRAMRGEAIEPTLRLIPPRRVVERESTATFACEVPGISKAILKIRSQYPNSISIPTMARECGMSVRNLYRLYRSTTGNTIGKDIMARRMAAAAELLMDDALKLEPIAIETGLGNAKNLCRLFKEHFGKTPGQWRAACNPSVVG; via the coding sequence ATGAAAGCTCCGTCAACAAACCCATACGGTTGCGGCAGCAGTGGTTCCATTTCCACGGCTACCCTTGTCTCCACCCGCGGTCATTCCGCCGGAGCGGCGGATTTGTCACGTCCGCTCCGGAAGCGTGGAAGGAAACCCCTCGTCAGCATGATGCTGGACCCCCGTGCGCCGGAAGTTCATGCGGGCATCCTGCGTGCCGCGCACGAACTTCGCTGGGATGTGGTGGAGAGAACGGTGGCTGGCGCGCGTCCTTTCGACGGAGTGCTTTCCACGACGGGGCCGGACGAACTCTGGCGCTGGACCCGTGGACTGGATTGTCCGCTGGTCCGCATCGTCGGCAACACGGTTTCCGCCGCCAGCGTGATGCCCGCCGACGGGATGTGCACGGTGGCGCCGGATCTGGCCAAGGCCGGAGAATTGGCCGCGAAACATCTGCTTTCGTTGGGAAATGCCAATATCGTTTTTTTCCGCAACTATGGTTCCGGCGGACCGGGACTGTTGTGCGCGTCATTTCTCGAAGCCTGCCGCCTCGCGGGGAAGGAGCCGACCGTCATCGACTCTACCATCCATCATCCGGTGGATCGTGCGAACTGGCTTCTTCAACAGGTTTCCCAGCTCCCGCTTCCAAGCGTGATCATGGCGGATCATGACCGCTTCGCCGTCGAGATCATCGCCGCCGCGAGGGAGCTGGGGCTGCGCGTGCCCGAAGACATCGCGGTCATGGGCATGGAGAACGTGGCGGCCGTGCGGCAGCGGTCCCATGTCCCAGTCACATCCGTGGACATGAACCTCGAGCTGCTGGGCTACACCGCGGCCCGGCTGCTGGACCGTGCGATGCGTGGAGAGGCCATCGAACCGACCCTCCGTCTCATTCCGCCGAGGCGGGTGGTGGAGCGTGAATCCACGGCCACGTTCGCTTGTGAGGTTCCCGGCATTTCCAAGGCGATCCTGAAGATCCGGAGCCAGTATCCGAATTCCATCTCGATCCCGACAATGGCCCGCGAATGCGGCATGTCGGTGAGGAATCTCTATCGGCTCTATCGTTCCACCACCGGCAACACCATCGGCAAGGACATCATGGCCAGGAGGATGGCGGCGGCCGCCGAACTGCTGATGGACGACGCCCTCAAGCTTGAACCCATCGCCATCGAGACAGGCCTGGGCAATGCGAAAAACCTCTGCCGGTTGTTCAAGGAGCACTTCGGCAAAACTCCCGGTCAGTGGCGGGCCGCATGCAATCCATCCGTCGTCGGCTGA
- a CDS encoding pilus assembly PilX family protein gives MKAKTRTARPSGFALVVTLSMMILLTVIAVGLLSLGSVSLRTSGQTSDMSVARANARMALMLAIGELQKTTGPDTRVTARADILDENNPQVLGVWESWMGDDHDSSGRPIAPNYSNHKQGKFLGWLTSDHKEKLKQEMNELPETTAASGDRVALIGENTVGTRDADKRQIHLTPQSLVVNKSRGSFAWWVGGENQKARLPRPYAPEKDTSTALWSVLAKTHSVSDPAPFGLDAALLNHPSLTEPGEQAPADKVTSIQQSDLLTSPKPAHNRTSREHFYDLSTDSVGLLTNTATGGWRKDLNLMSENVTQTSSGLSFFRVNTKKDLMYRMASANSPTPSTSLLYPWSSYRTPQGGTNVAIYSFPAIGSWANLVNYASLYRNMSKATGNMTGKINATGINGSQGTFIHTVRVMPVIARVQWIYSHFAKGSATQPGKLDLCLQVLPVITMWNPYNVSLQSETLTFRMEGTLPPLMTYTVGGATLPKRVTVQDSRESSQGGTVKGAMTTPEKFQLNGGVTFAPGEAKVFSPPANSNILMAGYQPSGGKSYVVAEGVTTAAAAANSKITTSMSFDAQYKDPVLGVGMYLDVLRGDLNSNDILLAYRMLYKPEIARASYPAKDAAEFPQPTMAAAASAPVKFLSVSFGARMASNTHMPSKGFVQSSPFVGYTAMGEKATQEVDIGYSYPGVNHNVNSPFEFSFQGIADGVGTVVPDVEPAKNSGYIVTGYKKADGLSRCIVSELPGRPLASLAELQNWDARFENPIPPYSYNLVGNSDATPLIPRKAVVNGSSSRGAVNLQHDDSYCLNHVLFDDWFCSSLAREPSDFGTPPNTSNAKTLYENLLKDNENPLANRAYKPSQKDKAAVALDPQMATTLSTQNIGTNSATSWKTIASRLEVEGMFNVNSTSVTAWRALLGHARNQRIPHIGASGSPKLSDSLEDYAFSRFSVAGDVEARQGGTSGAFGNSAQFAGYRKFTAGQLDFLAGEIVKQVRLRGPFLSLSEFVNRQLSDDDGLAMAGAIQTALNKLTESSQNPFQVVQSLATQGTVNLATENPPPGQSGYLYPKAAVGYRLYGLPGWTRQADILRPIAPILSARDDTFTIRAYGDCRDAGGTIIKARATCEATVRRSREYVDPANDAAAYSNASGAVPVKLPANELFGRRYEMVSFRWLADNEI, from the coding sequence ATGAAAGCCAAGACCCGGACCGCCAGACCCAGCGGCTTCGCGCTCGTCGTCACCCTGTCCATGATGATCCTTCTTACGGTCATCGCGGTAGGACTTCTGTCACTCGGTTCTGTGAGCCTGCGGACATCGGGCCAGACCTCCGACATGTCGGTGGCCCGGGCGAACGCGCGCATGGCCCTCATGCTGGCGATCGGAGAGCTTCAGAAAACCACCGGACCGGATACGCGGGTGACGGCCCGTGCCGATATTCTCGACGAAAATAATCCCCAGGTGCTGGGGGTTTGGGAGAGTTGGATGGGGGATGACCACGATTCAAGCGGACGTCCGATCGCTCCGAACTATTCCAATCACAAGCAGGGCAAGTTTCTGGGGTGGCTCACCTCGGACCATAAGGAAAAGCTGAAGCAGGAAATGAACGAACTGCCCGAAACCACCGCCGCTTCCGGCGACCGTGTCGCCTTGATCGGTGAGAATACGGTGGGCACGAGGGACGCGGACAAGCGCCAGATCCACCTCACGCCGCAATCCCTTGTCGTCAACAAATCCCGGGGATCGTTCGCATGGTGGGTGGGTGGCGAGAACCAGAAGGCCCGTCTGCCCCGGCCATACGCTCCGGAAAAGGACACTAGCACCGCGCTGTGGTCCGTCCTCGCAAAGACACACTCCGTGAGCGATCCGGCTCCGTTCGGTCTCGATGCCGCATTGCTGAACCATCCATCACTGACCGAGCCCGGCGAGCAGGCTCCCGCCGACAAGGTGACGAGCATCCAGCAAAGCGATTTGCTGACCAGCCCGAAACCCGCCCACAACCGGACCTCCCGCGAGCATTTCTACGATCTTTCCACGGACTCGGTCGGTTTGCTCACCAATACCGCGACCGGTGGCTGGAGGAAGGATTTGAATCTCATGTCCGAGAACGTGACGCAGACCTCCTCCGGATTGTCGTTTTTCCGGGTCAATACCAAGAAGGATCTGATGTATCGCATGGCGAGCGCGAACAGTCCCACCCCGTCGACCTCCCTGCTCTATCCATGGAGCAGCTACCGCACTCCGCAAGGCGGCACGAACGTGGCGATCTACAGCTTTCCCGCGATCGGCAGTTGGGCGAATCTCGTGAATTACGCCAGCTTGTACCGGAACATGTCCAAGGCCACCGGAAACATGACCGGGAAGATCAATGCCACGGGGATCAACGGTTCCCAGGGGACCTTCATCCACACCGTGCGGGTCATGCCGGTGATCGCCCGGGTGCAGTGGATCTACTCCCACTTTGCAAAAGGCAGCGCCACCCAGCCGGGCAAGCTGGATCTGTGCCTCCAGGTGCTTCCGGTGATCACCATGTGGAATCCTTACAACGTGTCGCTGCAATCGGAAACCCTGACTTTCAGAATGGAGGGAACGCTGCCACCGCTGATGACCTACACGGTCGGAGGTGCGACCCTGCCGAAAAGGGTCACTGTCCAGGACAGTCGGGAGTCGAGCCAGGGCGGCACTGTCAAGGGAGCCATGACCACCCCGGAAAAATTCCAGCTCAACGGAGGTGTGACGTTCGCACCGGGGGAAGCGAAGGTCTTCAGTCCGCCCGCCAACAGCAACATCCTCATGGCGGGCTACCAGCCGTCGGGCGGGAAAAGTTATGTGGTGGCCGAGGGTGTGACCACCGCGGCGGCCGCGGCCAACAGCAAGATCACCACCAGCATGTCGTTCGATGCCCAATACAAGGATCCGGTTTTGGGAGTCGGCATGTATCTCGATGTCCTGCGGGGTGATCTGAACAGCAACGACATCCTGCTGGCCTACCGCATGCTCTACAAGCCGGAGATCGCGAGGGCGTCCTATCCGGCCAAGGATGCTGCCGAGTTCCCTCAGCCCACCATGGCCGCCGCGGCAAGCGCTCCGGTGAAGTTCCTCTCGGTCTCCTTCGGCGCCCGCATGGCCAGCAACACCCACATGCCATCGAAGGGGTTCGTGCAGTCCAGCCCGTTCGTGGGCTACACCGCCATGGGCGAGAAGGCCACACAGGAAGTGGACATCGGCTATTCCTATCCCGGAGTGAATCACAATGTGAACTCCCCCTTCGAATTCAGCTTCCAAGGGATCGCCGACGGCGTGGGCACCGTCGTCCCGGACGTCGAACCCGCGAAGAACTCGGGTTATATCGTGACGGGTTACAAGAAGGCCGACGGCCTGTCGCGTTGCATCGTTTCCGAACTGCCGGGACGTCCCCTTGCTTCCTTGGCCGAGTTGCAGAACTGGGATGCCCGGTTTGAAAATCCGATCCCTCCCTATTCTTACAATCTGGTGGGAAATAGTGATGCCACCCCGCTCATTCCCCGGAAAGCCGTGGTCAACGGCTCGTCTTCAAGGGGAGCGGTCAATCTCCAGCATGACGACTCCTATTGTCTGAACCACGTTCTGTTCGACGACTGGTTCTGTTCGTCTCTGGCGAGGGAGCCTTCGGATTTCGGCACTCCCCCCAACACTTCCAATGCGAAGACCTTGTATGAGAATCTCCTCAAGGATAATGAGAACCCGCTGGCGAACCGCGCCTACAAGCCGTCTCAAAAAGACAAGGCCGCGGTGGCCCTTGATCCCCAGATGGCGACCACACTCTCCACCCAGAACATCGGAACCAACAGTGCCACCAGTTGGAAGACCATTGCCTCGCGGTTGGAAGTGGAGGGCATGTTCAATGTCAATTCCACCTCGGTGACGGCGTGGCGCGCCCTGCTGGGTCATGCGCGGAACCAGAGGATTCCCCATATCGGGGCATCCGGCTCGCCGAAGCTTTCCGACAGCCTGGAGGACTATGCGTTCAGCCGCTTCAGCGTGGCGGGTGATGTGGAAGCCCGGCAAGGAGGAACTTCGGGGGCGTTCGGGAACAGCGCGCAGTTCGCCGGTTACCGCAAGTTCACAGCCGGTCAGCTGGACTTCCTCGCCGGAGAGATCGTGAAACAAGTGCGGCTGCGCGGCCCGTTCCTCTCGCTGTCGGAGTTCGTGAACCGCCAGTTGTCGGATGACGACGGCCTCGCGATGGCAGGTGCGATCCAGACCGCGCTCAACAAACTTACGGAGAGCAGCCAGAATCCGTTTCAGGTGGTCCAGAGCCTGGCCACGCAAGGGACGGTGAATCTGGCGACCGAAAATCCGCCCCCCGGGCAGAGCGGTTATCTGTATCCCAAGGCTGCCGTGGGGTACCGTCTCTATGGCCTGCCAGGTTGGACCCGCCAGGCCGACATCCTGCGGCCCATCGCTCCCATCTTGTCGGCGCGCGACGATACCTTCACCATCCGTGCCTATGGCGACTGCCGGGATGCGGGTGGAACCATCATCAAGGCACGCGCCACCTGCGAGGCGACCGTCCGCCGCAGCAGGGAATATGTGGATCCGGCCAACGACGCGGCCGCTTATTCCAATGCCTCCGGAGCCGTTCCCGTCAAGCTGCCTGCGAACGAACTCTTCGGACGCCGTTATGAGATGGTATCATTCCGCTGGCTCGCGGACAACGAGATCTGA
- a CDS encoding LamG-like jellyroll fold domain-containing protein, which translates to MKSTARDMLKVLIVAAGLSATGLSSAAPAFLPYKADPNTLHLWHFDEPAPPFEDAGAIPTALRGMLNGAHAGEKSLEGFGSAVSFAHTPEDEPGIDRPYGPILLAKPELDNTGKDNVNAPFPVMGPDGAFTIEAIVRLDVLPANSPSYAADIVTMDDDNQANRVFLFRIEKPGFLSFVPIAGDAVRGGGLATIPTTGRHAIRTGEWFHVAVTYDGNENASDNLKLYWTRLDSAEQSANLIGRGTLTADLRRELGDFAIGNSGKFNQLGPFEYFPGCIDEVRISSIARRPYDFFFVSPEEKARAIDLLAATRPLQMQVGLTLHQVYVNESMVLRPQSGVPLVLGPGTHRLDFDFGFPVGELADPVAVKCRLEGLDEEWNPTARGMTLTWEMLGEGNVLLGRTVFSTTRSSPGWESDVVDSPMRRRTEPLYVPEGTRRLRVIMSSGAPDTTGCWVIDDLALTRSGKPETNLWVNGDFGRGERTDQIGGIPAGWTRGGSEPAIARLMLADAPALGLLDAEQSHSGLWTCSQALPVRPSKGGETFLISWSEAFNVISGAALHATYMNVPSGKYTFRAIAVTDHPLNRTTQLAFPIVIRQPYWKQAWFMPLVVAGIVVVIGWGLFLNYQRRSRHRLSIIRMSNAVERDRARIARDMHDDLGTRVSLLKHAASVVRQAIDRDPSKARGQAVRLESAATDLVWAMDGLVWAVNPSNDTLEHLAGHLSGLAQEIFREAPVTLRISIPTDLPAVALRSDFRHHFSLAVKEALHNILKHAGPCEASLQLLVEGGTLAAFINDTGAGFDLDNPDAGNGLLNLLSRAREMGGTCEMDSAPGKGTRVVLRCPLPKVPVLLNS; encoded by the coding sequence ATGAAATCCACAGCCCGTGACATGCTGAAGGTTCTCATTGTCGCCGCGGGTTTGTCGGCCACGGGTCTCTCGTCCGCCGCACCCGCCTTCCTGCCCTACAAGGCGGATCCGAACACGCTCCATCTCTGGCATTTCGACGAGCCGGCTCCGCCGTTTGAGGATGCTGGAGCCATCCCGACCGCATTGAGGGGAATGCTCAATGGCGCGCATGCGGGTGAAAAATCGCTCGAGGGATTCGGCTCTGCGGTTTCGTTCGCGCATACCCCTGAGGACGAGCCGGGGATCGACCGTCCCTATGGTCCGATCTTGCTGGCGAAGCCCGAACTCGATAACACGGGCAAGGACAATGTGAACGCGCCCTTTCCCGTGATGGGGCCGGATGGGGCGTTCACGATCGAAGCCATCGTCAGGCTGGACGTGCTCCCCGCGAATTCGCCCAGCTATGCGGCGGACATCGTCACGATGGATGACGACAACCAGGCGAACCGGGTGTTCCTGTTCCGTATTGAGAAACCGGGCTTCCTTTCGTTCGTCCCCATCGCGGGCGATGCCGTGAGGGGAGGCGGGCTTGCCACGATCCCCACCACGGGAAGGCATGCCATCCGGACCGGAGAATGGTTCCACGTCGCCGTGACCTATGACGGAAATGAAAACGCTTCGGACAATCTCAAGCTTTACTGGACCCGTCTCGACTCGGCCGAGCAGTCGGCGAATCTGATAGGCCGTGGCACCCTCACCGCGGACCTGCGCCGGGAACTGGGGGACTTCGCCATCGGCAACTCGGGAAAGTTCAACCAGCTCGGGCCTTTTGAATACTTTCCCGGATGCATCGACGAGGTCCGCATCAGCAGCATCGCCCGGCGGCCCTACGACTTTTTCTTCGTCAGTCCGGAAGAGAAGGCCCGTGCGATTGACCTGCTCGCGGCGACAAGACCGTTGCAAATGCAGGTGGGCCTGACCCTGCATCAGGTTTACGTGAACGAATCCATGGTTCTGAGACCGCAGAGCGGAGTTCCGCTGGTTCTCGGGCCGGGCACTCACCGGCTGGATTTCGACTTTGGTTTTCCCGTGGGCGAGCTCGCGGACCCGGTGGCGGTGAAGTGCCGGCTCGAGGGGCTGGATGAGGAATGGAATCCCACCGCCCGCGGAATGACGCTGACCTGGGAAATGTTGGGAGAGGGGAACGTGCTTTTGGGACGTACGGTTTTTTCAACGACTCGCTCCAGTCCGGGTTGGGAGAGCGATGTGGTGGACTCGCCGATGCGGCGCAGGACGGAGCCCCTGTATGTCCCGGAAGGCACGCGGCGCCTGCGCGTGATCATGTCCTCGGGTGCTCCGGACACCACGGGTTGCTGGGTCATCGATGATCTCGCGCTGACAAGGTCCGGGAAGCCGGAGACGAATCTCTGGGTGAACGGCGACTTCGGCAGGGGCGAGCGTACCGACCAGATCGGCGGCATTCCGGCGGGCTGGACGCGGGGCGGCAGCGAACCCGCCATCGCCCGGCTGATGTTGGCCGACGCACCCGCTCTCGGTTTGTTGGATGCCGAGCAGAGCCATTCCGGGTTGTGGACATGCAGCCAGGCCCTGCCCGTCCGGCCATCGAAAGGCGGGGAGACTTTCCTGATTTCCTGGTCGGAGGCGTTCAACGTCATCTCGGGCGCCGCACTTCATGCGACCTACATGAACGTCCCTTCCGGGAAATATACCTTCCGTGCCATCGCGGTGACGGATCATCCGCTGAACCGTACGACACAACTGGCGTTCCCCATCGTCATCCGCCAGCCCTACTGGAAACAGGCATGGTTCATGCCGCTGGTCGTGGCGGGCATCGTGGTGGTGATCGGGTGGGGACTTTTCCTGAACTACCAGCGCCGGTCGAGGCACCGTCTTTCCATCATCCGCATGTCGAACGCGGTGGAGCGGGACCGCGCGCGCATCGCACGGGACATGCATGATGACCTCGGCACGCGTGTCTCCCTCCTGAAACACGCCGCATCCGTCGTGCGCCAGGCGATCGACCGGGATCCATCCAAGGCGCGCGGGCAGGCCGTCCGCCTGGAGTCGGCCGCCACCGATCTGGTGTGGGCCATGGATGGCCTGGTGTGGGCGGTGAATCCTTCCAACGACACCTTGGAACATCTCGCCGGTCACCTGTCGGGACTGGCGCAGGAAATTTTCCGCGAGGCTCCGGTCACCTTGCGGATTTCCATTCCCACGGACCTGCCCGCCGTCGCCCTGCGTTCGGACTTCCGGCATCATTTCTCCCTGGCGGTGAAAGAGGCCTTGCACAACATTCTGAAGCACGCCGGTCCATGCGAGGCATCCCTGCAACTGCTGGTGGAAGGTGGGACGCTCGCCGCCTTCATCAACGACACCGGCGCGGGTTTTGATCTGGACAATCCCGATGCCGGCAACGGCCTGCTCAACCTCCTCTCCCGCGCGAGGGAAATGGGGGGGACCTGTGAAATGGATTCCGCTCCGGGAAAAGGGACACGGGTCGTTTTGCGTTGTCCTCTGCCGAAAGTTCCAGTGCTCTTGAATTCATGA
- the hemL gene encoding glutamate-1-semialdehyde 2,1-aminomutase, with protein MIPQGPLSQKIFTVAKQYIPGGVNSPVRAFRNVGGEPFFVRRAAGSRIEDIDGKHYIDYIGSWGPNILGHAPVVITNTIHEVAKSGVSFGIPNMFEVEMARTICEWVPSVEKVRMCSSGTEATMSAIRLARGFTKRDYIVKFNGCYHGHSDSLLVAAGSGALTHGEPDSAGVPKSFAEKTIVLSYNDPEALETLFAARGEQIAAIIVESYPANAGLVFPKPGYLELLSSITKKHGALLIFDEVMTGFRLGKAGVQGLENLTPDLSCFGKVIGGGLPVGAFGGRAEVMDLLAPIGPVYQAGTLSGNPLAMAAGLAQLRELERRSGFARLESLGAHFENGLRQLLEAKGVPHRFNRVGSMFCLFFADRDIVNVDDVMKQDLEFFRKFFWGCLDKGIYLAPSPYETGFISLAHTEPDLDDTLTVFEEVLGEI; from the coding sequence ATGATTCCCCAAGGTCCGCTCTCCCAGAAAATTTTCACCGTTGCCAAGCAATACATCCCGGGTGGGGTGAACTCTCCGGTGCGCGCTTTCCGCAATGTGGGTGGCGAGCCGTTTTTCGTCCGGCGTGCGGCGGGCAGCCGGATCGAGGATATCGACGGCAAGCACTACATCGACTACATCGGTTCGTGGGGACCGAACATCCTCGGACACGCGCCGGTTGTCATCACCAACACGATCCACGAGGTGGCGAAGAGCGGTGTCTCCTTCGGCATCCCGAACATGTTCGAAGTGGAGATGGCCCGGACGATCTGCGAATGGGTGCCGTCGGTGGAAAAGGTCCGCATGTGCAGTTCCGGCACGGAGGCGACGATGTCCGCGATCCGTCTGGCCCGTGGTTTTACCAAGCGCGACTACATCGTGAAATTCAACGGCTGCTATCACGGGCACAGCGACTCGCTGCTGGTCGCCGCCGGCTCGGGCGCGCTCACCCATGGCGAGCCGGATTCGGCGGGCGTGCCGAAGAGCTTCGCGGAGAAAACCATCGTGCTCTCCTACAATGATCCGGAAGCGTTGGAGACTCTTTTCGCCGCACGGGGGGAGCAGATCGCCGCGATCATCGTGGAGTCCTACCCGGCCAACGCCGGATTGGTTTTTCCGAAGCCCGGTTACCTTGAACTCCTTTCCTCGATCACCAAAAAACATGGGGCGCTGCTGATCTTCGACGAAGTCATGACCGGCTTCCGCCTTGGCAAGGCCGGCGTGCAGGGGTTGGAAAACCTGACGCCCGACCTGAGCTGCTTCGGAAAAGTCATCGGTGGCGGACTGCCGGTGGGCGCCTTCGGCGGGCGGGCGGAGGTGATGGACCTGCTGGCCCCCATCGGCCCGGTCTATCAGGCCGGAACGCTGAGCGGGAATCCATTGGCGATGGCGGCGGGCCTCGCACAGCTCCGTGAGCTGGAGAGACGTTCGGGATTCGCACGGCTTGAATCGCTCGGCGCGCATTTCGAAAACGGCCTGAGGCAGCTGTTGGAGGCGAAGGGGGTCCCGCACCGCTTCAACCGTGTGGGATCGATGTTCTGTCTCTTTTTCGCCGACCGGGACATCGTGAACGTGGATGACGTGATGAAACAGGATCTCGAATTTTTCAGGAAGTTCTTCTGGGGCTGCCTCGACAAGGGGATCTATCTCGCTCCCTCTCCTTACGAAACGGGGTTCATTTCCCTGGCCCATACGGAGCCGGATCTGGACGACACCCTGACGGTGTTCGAGGAAGTGTTGGGTGAGATCTGA
- a CDS encoding response regulator, translated as MNAAPYRVVIVEDDSLFRESFLETVATTASWQVSGCHVRAESALEAIPKDPPDAVIADIQLPGMSGIELVRKLKPLCPDTQFLMVTVFEDAERVFEALAAGASGYVLKRDVHSRLLESLDDVLAGGAPMSSAIARKVVQHFRMPVQEPGEDFHLTQRETETLDLLVKGYFYKEIASELGIRIDTVAFHLGNIYRKLHVRTRSEAILKYMGRAADS; from the coding sequence ATGAACGCCGCACCGTACCGAGTTGTCATTGTCGAAGATGATTCCCTCTTCAGGGAATCTTTTCTGGAAACCGTCGCCACCACCGCGTCCTGGCAGGTGAGCGGCTGCCACGTGCGGGCGGAGTCCGCCTTGGAGGCGATTCCGAAGGATCCGCCGGACGCGGTCATCGCGGACATCCAGCTTCCGGGGATGTCGGGCATCGAACTGGTGAGGAAACTCAAGCCGCTGTGCCCGGACACCCAGTTTCTCATGGTCACGGTGTTTGAGGATGCGGAGCGTGTGTTCGAAGCGCTGGCGGCGGGTGCTTCCGGCTATGTGCTCAAGCGGGACGTGCATTCGCGTTTGTTGGAATCTCTCGATGACGTGCTCGCCGGTGGCGCTCCCATGTCCAGTGCCATCGCGCGGAAGGTGGTCCAGCATTTCCGGATGCCGGTGCAGGAGCCGGGGGAGGATTTCCATCTCACCCAGCGCGAAACGGAGACCCTGGACCTGTTGGTGAAAGGATATTTCTACAAGGAAATCGCCAGCGAACTTGGAATCCGCATCGATACGGTCGCGTTCCATTTGGGAAACATCTATCGCAAGCTCCATGTGCGGACGCGTAGCGAGGCGATCCTCAAATACATGGGCCGCGCCGCGGATTCATGA